From the genome of Phycodurus eques isolate BA_2022a chromosome 22, UOR_Pequ_1.1, whole genome shotgun sequence, one region includes:
- the rhno1 gene encoding LOW QUALITY PROTEIN: RAD9, HUS1, RAD1-interacting nuclear orphan protein 1 (The sequence of the model RefSeq protein was modified relative to this genomic sequence to represent the inferred CDS: deleted 1 base in 1 codon) produces MPRKSSKTAKPPLLFAERPVCGTRLQSGPEVRAALHPKQFFTETQTRSNLASWVNPQFDTLVEAAAPPARRGRAQEARLGTGIRDTCAQLFRKPAGKFPSLLFQSNGHPRHRHVATASGSRVTDSAGRPFKSVACQDAPKRRVLKKQNDAASSNLWATPNVDAPKETLKGGGISSPCARRLLALPRTPPSRQPPDVLVPDTPERDYGLKVTWRRRPQSMATLEARGRLAECDKLVAGLH; encoded by the exons ATGCCTCGCAAAAGCTCCAAGACTGCGAAGCCTCCGTTGCTGTTCGCCGAGCGGCCTGTGTGCGGCACCAGACTCCAATCCGGTCCTGAGGTCCGGGCTGCGCTGCACCCCAAACAATTCTTCACTGAAACGCAAACACGCAGCAACCTCGCCTCCTGG GTGAACCCACAGTTTGACACGCTTGTGGAGGCCGCAGCCCCGCCGGCGAGACGCGGCAGGGCGCAGGAAGCGCGACTCGGT ACCGGCATCCGGGACACTTGCGCCCAGTTGTTCAGGAAGCCCGCCGGCAAGTTCCCCTCGCTGTTGTTCCAGTCGAACGGGCACCCTCGACATCGGCACGTGGCGACAGCGAGCGGGAGCCGCGTGACGGACTCTGCGGGACGGCCGTTCAAAAGCGTCGCGTGCCAGGACGCGCCCAAAAGACGAGTCCTGAAAAAGCAGAATGACGCTGCCTCCTCCAACCTCTGGGCAACACCTAATGTGGACGCTCCAAAAGAAACACTCAAAGGCGGTGGCATCTCCTCGCCATGCGCACGCCGGCTCCTCGCTCTGCCGCGCACTCCGCCGAGCCGGCAGCCACCCGACGTGCTGGTGCCCGACACGCCCGAGCGCGACTACGGCCTGAAGGTGACCTGGAGGCGGCGGCCGCAGTCGATGGCCACGTTGGAAGCGAGAGGACGGCTGGCGGAATGCGACAAGCTCGTCGCCGGTTTACACTGA
- the LOC133397096 gene encoding protein mono-ADP-ribosyltransferase TIPARP-like has translation MKRKMSPDLGSSQDAPRPSFVLLQMPVVSAELLPPEVDVTWTVTPYCLSAHLTPRGGAGGPNCFAAHNSCLMLTAPRLPQPLPAAQDPVLPPVPSVYTWSSHHVDICDRFLLGMCRGPDLCKMHHTLFPFHWQLYSNVARRWVDIRPRAQLLLERMYCNVDRETVTLKDRYASFDLLLDDMEIVDTYRYSSVRRLRNSESRLLNPHFPSEWRIYWWNNNGWEEYDKAVSALLLQKMSAKEVECSFMAGSQEYKVNFITMKQSNVASGFEREVRCRPVYRPLESLRPHLKTVVQTEPIQHAHHPNFNTDPLEDFTTWYPPIWCLTLEQDCCVIDVPAGTRAFLAVQKLFYDSLSETKVDVIVIQQVQNFLHWDKYQRHKVYMQKKHVGSGERLERHLFHGTTRKAIDDICHNNFDPRVAGTNGSLLGYGSYFATSASVSHLYTDETPPHQLRHMFLAKVLVGKVTKGEPNYRRPPPNGSETCFYDACVDCVSDPNMFVVFDSCQCYPYYLIKYKDLNAAVEI, from the exons ATGAAGCGGAAGATGTCTCCGGATTTGGGATCTTCCCAAGATGCCCCCCGGCCTTCATTTGTCCTCCTGCAGATGCCGGTGGTCAGCGCAGAACTCCTGCCCCCTGAGGTGGACGTCACCTGGACGGTGACACCCTACTGCCTCAGCGCTCACCTCACCCCCAGGGGCGGTGCCGGCGGTCCAAACTGTTTCGCCGCTCACAACTCGTGCCTCATGCTGACTGCCCCCCGGCTCCCGCAGCCGCTGCCCGCCGCCCAAGACCCGGTCCTCCCTCCTGTCCCTTCGGTTTACACCTGGAGTTCTCACCACGTGGACATCTGTGACAGGTTCCTGCTGGGGATGTGCAGGGGCCCCGACTTGTGCAAGATGCACCACACGCTGTTCCCTTTCCACTGGCAACTGTACAGCAACGTGGCGCGGCGCTGGGTGGACATCAGGCCCAGGGCCCAGCTGCTCCTGGAGCGCATGTACTGCAACGTGGACCGGGAGACCGTCACCCTCAAAGACAG GTACGCCAGCTTCGACCTGCTTCTGGATGACATGGAGATAGTGGACACATACAGATACAGTAGTGTCAGGCGACTGAGAAACTCAGAGAGTCGCCTCTTGAACCCGCACTTTCCCTCCGAGTGGCGCATCTACTGGTGGAACAACAACGGATGGGAGGAGTATGACAAG GCTGTGTCCGCCCTGCTCTTGCAGAAGATGTCCGCCAAGGAGGTGGAGTGCTCCTTCATGGCGGGCTCGCAGGAATACAAGGTGAACTTCATTACCATGAAGCAGAGCAACGTGGCCTCAGGCTTCGAGAGGGAGGTCCGCTGCCGACCCGTCTACCGCCCGCTCGAGTCCCTCCGCCCTCACCTCAA GACAGTTGTCCAGACAGAGCCCATCCAGCATGCTCATCATCCCAACTTCAACACGGACCCTTTAGAGGACTTCACCACGTGGTATCCTCCCATTTGGTGTCTGACCTTGGAGCAGGATTGTTGCGTAATCGACGTTCCGGCCGGCACGCGGGCCTTCCTGGCAGTCCAGAAATTGTTCTATGATAGCCTGTCTGAGACCAAGGTGGATGTCATTGTCATCCAGCAGGTCCAGAACTTCCTGCATTGGGACAAGTACCAAAG GCACAAGGTGTACATGCAGAAGAAGCACGTTGGCTCCGGTGAGCGTCTGGAGCGTCACCTTTTCCACGGGACAACCCGGAAAGCAATCGACGACATCTGCCACAACAACTTCGACCCGCGCGTGGCCGGCACCAACGGAAGTCTCCTGGGCTACGGCTCCTATTTCGCCACCTCGGCCTCTGTGTCCCACTTGTACACTGACGAGACGCCGCCCCATCAGCTGCGCCATATGTTCCTGGCCAAAGTCCTGGTGGGGAAGGTGACCAAGGGGGAGCCCAACTACCGCCGCCCGCCCCCAAATGGCTCTGAGACCTGTTTCTACGACGCCTGTGTGGACTGCGTGTCTGATCCCAATATGTTTGTGGTTTTCGACAGCTGCCAGTGTTACCCGTACTACCTCATAAAGTACAAAGACCTGAATGCCGCCGTCGAGATCTGA
- the tulp3 gene encoding tubby-related protein 3 isoform X1, with protein sequence MSYYSIRPSSAASFGSSSTTTTTSRFDDHHSIMQQKLEKQRSLLEQKQRRKRQEPLMVQPNTEARPRWTRTRRGEEEAPLVDSPLGNANDIVVDGINGPAAFLGSKTPKKGMKIQILSTNQSQGQVKNQTPLKPQPPPPPSPAAAAGDTEKAGDTETSHKIKTDIHELLRKQGLSGSMNFDESSEENEEERPRSPTPSEETTRPASATSSKEPEAVAGGSPSSRSSSLLEVSNLEEFVLLPAPRGATVKCRITRDKKGMDRGLYPTYYMHMEKEDGKKIFLLAGRKRKKSKTSNYLMSVDPTDLSREGESFIGKLRSNLMGTKFTVYNNGANPCKKLAAMDDSNTRQELAAVCYETNVLGFKGPRKMTVIIPGMNGNFERVPVRPQNEQESLLSRWQSHSLDNLIELHNKAPVWNDDTQSYVLNFHGRVTQASIKNFQIVHDNEPDYIVMQFGRVAEDIFTLDYNYPMCALQAFAIGLSSFDSKLACE encoded by the exons ATGAGTTATTACAGCATCAG ACCCTCAAGCGCCGCCAGCTTCGGGTCCAGTTcaacaacgacgacgacaaG CAGATTTGACGATCACCACAGCATCATGCAGCAGAAGCTGGAGAAACAG AGGTCCTTGCTGGAGCAGAAGCAGCGGCGGAAGCGCCAGGAACCCCTCATGGTACAGCCCAACACGGAGGCCCGCCCCCGGTGGACCCGCACGCGGCGTGGCGAAGAGGAGGCGCCGCTGGTGGATTCGCCTCTCGGCAATGCCAACGACATCGTTGTGGACG GTATTAATGGTCCAGCAGCCTTTCTGGGATCCAAAACTCCCAAAAAGGGAATGAAAATCCAGATCCTTTCCACGAACCAGTCCCAGGGCCAAGTTAAGAATCAGACCCCGCTCAAGCCCCAGCCTCCGCCGCCTCCCTCTCCAGCTGCGGCCGCTGGGGACACAGAGAAGGCCGGAGATACAGAGACGTCGCACAAAATCAAGACGGACATCCACGAACTACTGCGGAAACAAG GTCTGTCTGGCAGCATGAACTTTGATGAATCCAGTGAGGAGAATGAGGAAGAGCGCCCGCGATCCCCGACGCCCAGCGAGGAGACCACGAGGCCCGCCTCGGCCACCAGCTCCAAGGAGCCG GAGGCAGTCGCCGGCGGCTCGCCTTCCTCCAGGAGCTCGTCTCTTCTGGAGGTGTCCAATTTAGAGGAGTTTGTGTTGCTTCCTGCGCCACGTGGCGCCACAGTCAAATGCCGGATCACCCGCGACAAGAAGGGCATGGATCGCGGTCTCTACCCCACATACTACATGCACATGGAGAAGGAGGACGGCAAGAAG ATTTTCTTGTTGGCAGgtaggaagaggaagaagagcaagACGTCCAACTACCTCATGTCAGTAGACCCCACCGATCTCTCACGAGAAGGAGAGAGCTTCATCGGCAAGCTGAG GTCCAACCTTATGGGCACCAAATTCACTGTGTACAACAACGGCGCCAACCCCTGTAAGAAACTCGCTGCCATGGATGACAGCAACACTCGGCAGGAGCTGGCCGCTGTCTGCTAT GAAACCAACGTGCTGGGATTCAAGGGCCCGCGAAAGATGACTGTCATCATCCCGGGGATGAATGGCAACTTTGAGCGAGTGCCCGTGAGGCCCCAGAAC GAGCAGGAGAGCCTGCTCAGCCGCTGGCAAAGTCACTCCTTGGACAACCTGATCGAGCTTCACAACAAGGCGCCCGTGTGGAACGATGACACGCAGTCCTACGTGCTCAACTTCCACGGGCGCGTCACTCAGGCCTCCATCAAGAACTTCCAGATAGTCCACGACAATGAAC CTGACTACATCGTTATGCAGTTTGGCCGAGTGGCTGAGGACATCTTCACACTGGATTACAACTACCCCATGTGCGCCTTGCAGGCCTTCGCCATCGGCCTGTCCAGTTTCGACAGCAAGCTGGCGTGCGAATGA
- the tulp3 gene encoding tubby-related protein 3 isoform X2, with protein sequence MSYYSIRPSSAASFGSSSTTTTTRFDDHHSIMQQKLEKQRSLLEQKQRRKRQEPLMVQPNTEARPRWTRTRRGEEEAPLVDSPLGNANDIVVDGINGPAAFLGSKTPKKGMKIQILSTNQSQGQVKNQTPLKPQPPPPPSPAAAAGDTEKAGDTETSHKIKTDIHELLRKQGLSGSMNFDESSEENEEERPRSPTPSEETTRPASATSSKEPEAVAGGSPSSRSSSLLEVSNLEEFVLLPAPRGATVKCRITRDKKGMDRGLYPTYYMHMEKEDGKKIFLLAGRKRKKSKTSNYLMSVDPTDLSREGESFIGKLRSNLMGTKFTVYNNGANPCKKLAAMDDSNTRQELAAVCYETNVLGFKGPRKMTVIIPGMNGNFERVPVRPQNEQESLLSRWQSHSLDNLIELHNKAPVWNDDTQSYVLNFHGRVTQASIKNFQIVHDNEPDYIVMQFGRVAEDIFTLDYNYPMCALQAFAIGLSSFDSKLACE encoded by the exons ATGAGTTATTACAGCATCAG ACCCTCAAGCGCCGCCAGCTTCGGGTCCAGTTcaacaacgacgacgacaaG ATTTGACGATCACCACAGCATCATGCAGCAGAAGCTGGAGAAACAG AGGTCCTTGCTGGAGCAGAAGCAGCGGCGGAAGCGCCAGGAACCCCTCATGGTACAGCCCAACACGGAGGCCCGCCCCCGGTGGACCCGCACGCGGCGTGGCGAAGAGGAGGCGCCGCTGGTGGATTCGCCTCTCGGCAATGCCAACGACATCGTTGTGGACG GTATTAATGGTCCAGCAGCCTTTCTGGGATCCAAAACTCCCAAAAAGGGAATGAAAATCCAGATCCTTTCCACGAACCAGTCCCAGGGCCAAGTTAAGAATCAGACCCCGCTCAAGCCCCAGCCTCCGCCGCCTCCCTCTCCAGCTGCGGCCGCTGGGGACACAGAGAAGGCCGGAGATACAGAGACGTCGCACAAAATCAAGACGGACATCCACGAACTACTGCGGAAACAAG GTCTGTCTGGCAGCATGAACTTTGATGAATCCAGTGAGGAGAATGAGGAAGAGCGCCCGCGATCCCCGACGCCCAGCGAGGAGACCACGAGGCCCGCCTCGGCCACCAGCTCCAAGGAGCCG GAGGCAGTCGCCGGCGGCTCGCCTTCCTCCAGGAGCTCGTCTCTTCTGGAGGTGTCCAATTTAGAGGAGTTTGTGTTGCTTCCTGCGCCACGTGGCGCCACAGTCAAATGCCGGATCACCCGCGACAAGAAGGGCATGGATCGCGGTCTCTACCCCACATACTACATGCACATGGAGAAGGAGGACGGCAAGAAG ATTTTCTTGTTGGCAGgtaggaagaggaagaagagcaagACGTCCAACTACCTCATGTCAGTAGACCCCACCGATCTCTCACGAGAAGGAGAGAGCTTCATCGGCAAGCTGAG GTCCAACCTTATGGGCACCAAATTCACTGTGTACAACAACGGCGCCAACCCCTGTAAGAAACTCGCTGCCATGGATGACAGCAACACTCGGCAGGAGCTGGCCGCTGTCTGCTAT GAAACCAACGTGCTGGGATTCAAGGGCCCGCGAAAGATGACTGTCATCATCCCGGGGATGAATGGCAACTTTGAGCGAGTGCCCGTGAGGCCCCAGAAC GAGCAGGAGAGCCTGCTCAGCCGCTGGCAAAGTCACTCCTTGGACAACCTGATCGAGCTTCACAACAAGGCGCCCGTGTGGAACGATGACACGCAGTCCTACGTGCTCAACTTCCACGGGCGCGTCACTCAGGCCTCCATCAAGAACTTCCAGATAGTCCACGACAATGAAC CTGACTACATCGTTATGCAGTTTGGCCGAGTGGCTGAGGACATCTTCACACTGGATTACAACTACCCCATGTGCGCCTTGCAGGCCTTCGCCATCGGCCTGTCCAGTTTCGACAGCAAGCTGGCGTGCGAATGA